In a single window of the Candidatus Wallbacteria bacterium genome:
- a CDS encoding protein-L-isoaspartate(D-aspartate) O-methyltransferase gives MDSNQRLCRKLSGGGFSHSVIKALELTDRAMFVPPEQKHFAYEDRALPIGHGQTISQPSVVILMTDRLELTGSEEVLEIGTGSGYQAAILAKLCRNLVTVEIIPPLQQQAQALFTKLGLSNVVCLSGDAFLLADSTQYDRIIVTCALPVIPAELTGLLRPGGIMVAPVDAGIWHQELLKITRNRDKLLIEKIEDVVFVPMTGKIREKASA, from the coding sequence ATGGATTCCAACCAGAGACTATGCCGGAAGCTTTCCGGCGGCGGATTTTCCCACTCCGTGATTAAAGCGCTCGAATTGACCGACCGGGCCATGTTCGTGCCTCCGGAACAGAAACACTTCGCTTACGAAGATCGGGCTCTGCCGATCGGCCACGGGCAGACGATCTCACAGCCATCTGTTGTAATTCTGATGACTGACCGCCTTGAATTGACAGGTTCTGAAGAGGTACTGGAAATCGGCACAGGTTCTGGTTATCAGGCTGCGATTCTGGCTAAGCTCTGCCGAAATCTGGTGACAGTGGAAATCATTCCTCCCCTCCAGCAGCAGGCTCAAGCCCTTTTTACCAAACTGGGACTTTCGAATGTGGTCTGTCTGTCCGGGGACGCTTTTCTGCTTGCTGATTCAACCCAATACGACAGAATCATAGTGACCTGCGCCCTGCCTGTGATTCCGGCTGAATTGACCGGACTCTTACGGCCGGGTGGAATTATGGTCGCTCCGGTGGATGCAGGAATCTGGCATCAGGAACTCTTGAAAATAACCAGAAACAGGGATAAATTATTGATTGAAAAAATTGAGGATGTGGTTTTTGTTCCAATGACAGGAAAAATCAGAGAAAAGGCTTCCGCATGA
- a CDS encoding FliA/WhiG family RNA polymerase sigma factor, which translates to MSEEELKLWNDYKENQNPKARERLIVKYTPFVKLIAGRMAMNLPKNIEEGDLMSYGMLGLIDAVEKFSLDKNVKFETYAQLRINGAILDELRNLDWAPRSLRQKMRVLEKITDDLSQKLGRTPNDEEIAREMNIPLEELYKLYNETKKSLLLSLNEIYEDEESSSSRLDFISDNGRNSPQELLESQELKDMLANALEELSEREKLVVTLYYYEELTLKEIAQILGVTDSRVSQLHTKAILRLRGKLGKMRKSD; encoded by the coding sequence GTGTCTGAAGAAGAACTGAAACTTTGGAATGACTATAAGGAAAACCAAAACCCAAAGGCCAGGGAGCGGTTGATAGTCAAATATACCCCTTTCGTCAAGCTGATCGCAGGCAGAATGGCGATGAACCTTCCCAAGAACATTGAAGAAGGGGATCTGATGAGTTACGGCATGCTCGGCTTGATCGATGCAGTTGAAAAGTTTTCCCTGGATAAGAACGTCAAGTTCGAAACGTACGCCCAGCTGAGGATCAATGGTGCCATCCTGGATGAATTGCGCAATCTGGACTGGGCTCCCAGATCCCTTCGCCAGAAGATGCGCGTACTGGAAAAAATCACAGATGACCTTTCACAGAAACTCGGGCGTACTCCGAATGATGAAGAGATTGCCCGGGAAATGAACATCCCTCTTGAAGAATTATATAAATTGTATAATGAAACAAAGAAATCCCTTTTGCTTTCACTGAATGAAATATACGAGGACGAGGAATCCAGCTCGTCCAGACTCGATTTCATCAGCGACAACGGGCGCAACTCTCCACAGGAACTCCTGGAAAGCCAGGAACTCAAGGATATGCTTGCCAATGCTCTGGAAGAACTTTCAGAGCGTGAGAAGCTTGTTGTCACGCTGTATTATTACGAAGAATTGACCTTGAAAGAAATCGCCCAGATCCTCGGAGTTACGGATTCCAGGGTTTCACAACTTCATACAAAGGCTATTCTAAGGTTGCGCGGCAAGCTGGGGAAAATGCGGAAATCTGATTAG
- a CDS encoding FapA family protein, with protein sequence MTNQLIMEAPSIEECLKKACVELKCQKEDLDFEVLAEGKKGLFGLVSQNFKLRVLLKKTLLSDEEKIDKVLDDVQKLAVEINGYCDIRRENDGIFLIITPPRGKGSRITLDQAAKFVEEYGIVNVDFDAISEAVNRSDEKPVRIAEFDPAVYKDGEAQLILSKDLMTMELILVSPKGGNPVSFEQVMDLIRENGVKVKLKENEIKEAISGNIYNKAIVIAEGTPPKNGSDARIEYKFKPKKDKLAPSLRDDGGVDFKKLNLIDNIVKGEKIGEKIAATPGEPGQNLLGELVNAIPGRDIMLIPGKNVVLGADGLTLIAMIDGQVCFKKNVLNVMPVLTVAGDVDYASGDLDFAGNVVVKENILDGFTVSSKGDIDVGKTIGASYVEATGDIVVMGGILGKDKGEIKCGGSLFAKFIENCSIEAKEEVIVERAIMHSRVKAKRVIVTSSKGLIVGGEIQAEDEVEATAIGSTMATKTSIILGTSRELLQRMADLDKACKETVANLTKVNQAVGMIQKLKERSGELNEENQNKLNKTLAIKKQLDVTMKEQDESKTKLDEQLESARGGKIKVQKVIYPGVTVTIGKSVLQVKEEIKSACLVYEEGYVKIKPYA encoded by the coding sequence ATGACAAATCAATTGATTATGGAAGCCCCTTCAATCGAAGAATGCCTGAAAAAAGCTTGTGTTGAGCTTAAATGTCAGAAAGAAGATCTTGATTTCGAAGTTCTGGCTGAAGGCAAGAAAGGTCTCTTCGGCCTGGTCAGCCAGAATTTCAAGCTGCGTGTCCTGCTTAAAAAAACTCTATTGAGTGACGAAGAAAAAATCGACAAAGTACTGGATGATGTACAGAAACTGGCTGTGGAAATCAACGGTTATTGCGACATCAGACGCGAAAATGACGGTATTTTTCTGATAATCACCCCTCCCCGGGGAAAGGGCTCCAGGATCACCCTGGATCAGGCTGCGAAATTTGTGGAAGAGTATGGAATCGTGAATGTGGATTTTGACGCGATTTCTGAAGCTGTTAACCGTTCAGACGAGAAACCTGTCAGAATCGCGGAATTCGACCCGGCTGTATACAAAGACGGAGAAGCGCAGCTGATTCTAAGCAAAGACCTGATGACTATGGAGTTGATCCTTGTATCCCCGAAGGGCGGCAATCCGGTGTCATTCGAACAGGTCATGGATTTGATCCGGGAGAACGGCGTCAAAGTCAAGCTCAAGGAGAATGAAATTAAAGAGGCCATTTCAGGCAATATATACAACAAGGCGATTGTGATTGCTGAAGGCACACCCCCGAAGAACGGGTCTGATGCCAGGATCGAGTATAAATTCAAGCCCAAAAAGGATAAGCTTGCACCCTCTCTGCGTGATGACGGCGGAGTCGATTTCAAGAAACTCAACCTGATCGATAATATCGTCAAAGGCGAGAAAATCGGAGAGAAGATCGCAGCAACTCCCGGTGAACCCGGCCAGAACCTGCTCGGTGAACTGGTAAACGCGATACCAGGCAGGGATATCATGCTGATTCCAGGTAAAAATGTTGTGCTTGGCGCTGACGGATTGACGCTGATCGCTATGATCGACGGGCAGGTCTGCTTTAAAAAAAACGTGCTCAACGTGATGCCGGTATTAACTGTGGCCGGGGATGTGGACTATGCCAGCGGAGATCTTGATTTTGCAGGGAATGTGGTTGTCAAGGAAAACATCCTCGACGGTTTTACGGTGAGTTCCAAGGGTGACATTGATGTCGGCAAGACTATCGGTGCAAGCTATGTCGAAGCTACCGGAGATATCGTCGTCATGGGGGGAATACTCGGCAAAGACAAGGGCGAAATCAAGTGCGGAGGCAGCCTGTTCGCAAAGTTCATAGAGAACTGCAGTATCGAGGCCAAGGAAGAGGTGATTGTGGAGCGTGCGATTATGCACAGCAGGGTAAAAGCCAAGCGTGTAATAGTCACCAGTTCAAAAGGGCTGATCGTAGGAGGCGAAATCCAGGCTGAGGACGAAGTGGAGGCAACTGCGATCGGTTCGACCATGGCCACCAAAACCTCGATCATACTCGGTACCAGCAGGGAGCTGCTGCAGCGCATGGCGGATCTGGATAAAGCCTGCAAGGAGACTGTGGCCAATCTTACCAAAGTCAATCAGGCTGTCGGCATGATTCAAAAACTCAAGGAACGTTCCGGCGAACTGAACGAGGAGAATCAGAACAAGCTTAACAAGACACTGGCCATCAAAAAACAGCTCGATGTCACCATGAAGGAACAGGACGAGAGCAAAACCAAGCTGGATGAACAGCTCGAGTCCGCCAGAGGCGGGAAGATCAAAGTCCAGAAAGTCATATATCCCGGGGTAACCGTCACTATCGGTAAAAGTGTACTCCAGGTCAAGGAGGAGATCAAATCCGCCTGCCTGGTATATGAGGAAGGCTACGTGAAAATCAAACCTTATGCCTAA
- a CDS encoding phosphodiester glycosidase family protein, which produces MPKVFLIFLISFFQFPLHAESNGFQVARGLNYYCLKNQKFDGPLVIHILMMDLSNPQRKIKIVLAGDKSNERNTLTAICRSAKPLAAVNGTYFGKETGTLGILMSNRELLSVPLKSRTAFGITADRREIWGNPVFKGMVEFRESGRSYSLDGINQCTSRSQLVLYTHDFGTFTPVQPGCREFVILRDTVFGLGEGGSLIPPGGYVLGAYGDYAESLKSVSLLEHVKVMSGLDYRWSFAEYAIGGGPRLLRDGKLCPFEDREQFQNDILVGRAPRTALGTIDNKIVMVVIDGRQPDYSIGVTLEELAEIMLNLGCKNALNLDGGGSATIVVNNQLMNRPSDGRERPINNALLLY; this is translated from the coding sequence ATGCCTAAAGTTTTTCTGATTTTTCTGATTAGCTTTTTTCAGTTTCCGCTTCATGCGGAGAGCAACGGGTTTCAAGTTGCCAGGGGGTTAAATTATTACTGCCTGAAAAATCAGAAATTCGACGGACCCCTTGTAATACATATCCTGATGATGGATTTATCTAATCCTCAACGAAAAATCAAGATCGTTCTGGCAGGAGACAAATCCAACGAAAGGAATACTCTCACCGCGATCTGCAGGAGCGCCAAGCCACTGGCAGCCGTCAACGGCACTTATTTCGGCAAGGAAACAGGGACCCTCGGGATTCTGATGAGCAACAGGGAACTTCTAAGCGTCCCTCTCAAGAGCCGGACCGCCTTCGGAATCACGGCCGACCGCAGGGAAATCTGGGGCAATCCTGTCTTCAAGGGGATGGTGGAATTCCGTGAGAGCGGCCGCTCATACTCACTGGATGGGATCAATCAATGCACCAGCCGCAGCCAACTGGTCCTTTACACGCACGATTTCGGCACTTTTACCCCTGTACAGCCGGGATGCAGGGAGTTTGTGATCCTGCGGGACACAGTGTTCGGCCTGGGTGAGGGCGGCAGCCTGATCCCGCCGGGAGGATATGTGCTTGGGGCATATGGCGACTATGCAGAGTCCCTCAAGTCAGTGAGCCTGCTGGAACACGTCAAAGTGATGAGCGGGCTTGACTATAGATGGTCTTTCGCCGAATATGCCATCGGCGGCGGGCCAAGGCTTCTGCGGGACGGCAAGCTATGTCCCTTCGAGGACCGGGAGCAGTTCCAGAACGACATTCTGGTCGGACGCGCCCCCAGGACTGCGCTGGGCACCATCGACAACAAGATCGTGATGGTGGTGATAGACGGGAGGCAGCCTGACTACAGCATCGGAGTCACTCTGGAAGAACTGGCCGAAATCATGCTGAATCTCGGCTGCAAGAATGCCCTGAATCTGGACGGGGGAGGTTCAGCCACGATAGTCGTCAACAATCAGCTTATGAATCGTCCCTCTGACGGCCGCGAGCGTCCGATCAACAACGCTTTGTTACTTTATTAG
- a CDS encoding ATP-binding protein, producing METIAPYLERPEFLAVIGPRQAGKTTLLEMLRNHLVEKHGIPFEMTGFVTFENRKHLVQFESDPVSFVRSFVPGERTGTFYLMIDEFQYAENGGQKLKLVYDTQKQIKVIVTGSSSLEIAATGRHMTGRMLYFMLYQFGFSEFLKTRDNRLHEIYLENNRKILELLLKDRRPEFENGCDLFRDEFITRFEEYSVFGGYPAVVLADTDDIRAKILEDIFNGYIMKDVKGLLELATDRNLLLLAKLLATQTGNIVVYKNLGQAASLDSRNLKKHLSLLEQTFIVREVKPFFRNRQSELCKNPKYYFIDQGFRNCLLGNFSTPDQRTDAGVLVENTVFTRLNNLLGSMERLNFWRTKAGAEVDFVISRGEKIIPVEVKYSDFKSPQITRSLSSFIDTFSPGIACVLTKNFIGSMKRNGTAVFFFPVYYL from the coding sequence ATGGAAACTATTGCCCCTTATCTCGAACGGCCGGAATTTCTGGCTGTCATTGGTCCGCGCCAGGCCGGAAAAACCACTTTGCTGGAAATGCTTAGAAACCATCTCGTTGAAAAGCACGGAATACCGTTTGAAATGACCGGCTTTGTCACCTTCGAAAACCGTAAACACTTAGTCCAGTTTGAATCAGATCCGGTATCCTTTGTGCGCTCGTTTGTGCCCGGGGAACGCACAGGCACCTTCTACCTCATGATTGACGAGTTCCAATACGCTGAGAATGGCGGACAGAAACTGAAGCTTGTTTACGATACACAGAAACAGATCAAGGTGATCGTAACCGGGTCTTCGTCGCTCGAAATAGCAGCAACCGGCAGGCACATGACGGGCCGCATGCTGTATTTCATGCTCTACCAGTTCGGCTTCAGCGAGTTCCTTAAAACCCGGGACAACAGGCTTCACGAAATCTACCTGGAAAACAACCGGAAGATTCTGGAGCTGCTCCTGAAAGACAGGCGGCCTGAATTTGAGAACGGCTGTGATCTTTTCAGGGACGAATTTATCACTCGTTTTGAAGAATATTCCGTATTCGGGGGATATCCGGCAGTGGTGCTCGCTGATACTGACGATATCCGCGCCAAGATCTTGGAGGATATCTTCAACGGCTATATCATGAAAGACGTTAAAGGACTCCTGGAACTGGCCACAGACAGGAACCTGCTTCTGCTTGCGAAACTCCTGGCCACCCAGACCGGGAACATTGTCGTTTACAAAAACCTTGGCCAGGCTGCCTCACTGGACAGCCGCAATCTCAAGAAACACCTCTCGCTGCTCGAACAAACCTTCATTGTACGGGAAGTAAAACCTTTCTTCAGGAACAGGCAGAGCGAACTCTGCAAGAATCCGAAGTATTATTTTATCGACCAGGGGTTCAGGAACTGCCTGCTCGGAAATTTTTCGACTCCTGATCAGAGGACTGACGCAGGAGTACTGGTCGAAAATACGGTTTTTACAAGATTGAACAATCTGCTCGGCAGCATGGAACGGCTTAATTTCTGGCGGACCAAGGCTGGCGCTGAAGTCGATTTCGTGATCAGCAGGGGAGAAAAAATCATACCTGTCGAAGTAAAGTACTCCGATTTTAAAAGCCCGCAGATCACACGGAGCCTGTCCAGTTTCATCGATACTTTTTCGCCTGGGATCGCCTGCGTGCTCACAAAAAACTTCATTGGAAGCATGAAAAGAAATGGCACTGCAGTATTTTTCTTTCCAGTGTATTACCTTTAG
- a CDS encoding acyl-CoA reductase translates to MPELIKNLRQRQKLLAGLSLEKIAGVLEKLSAHFAKKSVRKELLKKLPGITGFSVEMCEAGLQVLSEILSREMILARVNGEFGNLRLLDEFVRTGATGLLQKARPLGVILHIAPGNVFLGIADSIVMALITKNASLIKLSSRDTFFPRYFAAALKSVDEQGIVSSCLDFFESSHDSPELDRICREADGILFWGGAEAMSVYRDKAGLSTRLILNGPRFSLAVAEEACFTDEDYNLLGRDIVMWEQQACSSPQIIYLIGDENKFSRKLNQALAGVLNSFPPGKIPFDERVEIRRERERARIEALERGDAPLFQNRSPDFALIRLYEEGARISPNHRNVFLKKIRTPEDVLTEASDLRPFLQTIGIKISSLSRKLADKLLATGAMRIVPPGRMCEGVPGAPHDGRFLLHELIDFISFEQGTSEKLADILDFARKNSPYYGKIIKPKADLTRIPFLDRDIIRSISPPVSDEILTGPLTGGFYFCSGGTSGNPKYSFYSNDDFFESTEILADIYKQAGINQRDIVANTFIAGNLWTSFLVVNRALMNIGCLNLPIGGNTRTEEIAELVSRFSATAIVGLPSVIISVAEHFRKKKLKSSVRKVLYGGEHMSLEAAAFLRRQMGVTEVRSAGYAIVDSGPIGVQCRHLSGTLHHAISRYNLIEFIRDHKPVPDGETGEIIVTNLSRRLMPVIRFRTGDLGRKVQLDCPCGNRDFVFELLGRCDDTLTIGGMNLLLDDISRAVGKTAGFSPIFQLVARKDGHRERLIIRIERRPDCRMDLRKLEEKFLSILKSEAENIFFSISQGLLNIEIRILDPGAIERIARTGKIRRVIDERR, encoded by the coding sequence ATGCCTGAACTGATTAAAAATCTCCGCCAGCGGCAGAAGCTTCTGGCAGGGCTGTCACTTGAGAAAATTGCCGGAGTCCTGGAAAAACTCTCCGCTCATTTCGCCAAAAAATCAGTGCGGAAAGAGCTTCTGAAAAAACTGCCCGGGATCACAGGATTTTCCGTTGAAATGTGCGAAGCAGGGCTGCAGGTTCTCTCTGAAATTCTGTCCAGAGAGATGATTTTAGCCCGTGTCAATGGTGAATTCGGCAATCTCCGCCTGCTGGATGAATTCGTCAGAACAGGAGCCACCGGACTACTGCAAAAAGCCAGGCCGCTGGGAGTGATTCTGCATATCGCGCCTGGCAATGTTTTCCTTGGGATCGCTGACAGTATCGTAATGGCTCTGATCACAAAAAACGCTTCGCTGATCAAGCTTTCTTCGCGAGATACTTTTTTTCCCCGCTATTTTGCAGCTGCTTTGAAATCAGTCGACGAACAGGGCATAGTCAGCTCCTGCCTGGACTTCTTCGAGTCCAGCCACGACAGTCCGGAACTGGACAGGATCTGCCGGGAGGCTGACGGTATTTTGTTCTGGGGCGGGGCTGAGGCAATGTCGGTCTATCGCGATAAAGCCGGACTCTCCACCAGGCTGATACTAAATGGGCCGCGTTTTTCACTGGCAGTAGCTGAGGAAGCGTGTTTCACCGACGAGGACTACAACCTGCTCGGCCGCGATATCGTGATGTGGGAGCAGCAGGCCTGTTCTTCGCCGCAGATCATCTACCTGATTGGAGATGAAAATAAATTTTCCCGCAAGCTGAACCAGGCGCTGGCAGGGGTCTTGAACAGCTTCCCACCCGGGAAAATACCGTTCGATGAGCGGGTTGAAATCCGCAGGGAACGCGAGAGAGCCAGAATCGAAGCCCTGGAACGGGGTGACGCACCGCTTTTCCAAAACCGCTCTCCTGACTTTGCCCTGATCAGGCTTTACGAAGAGGGCGCAAGAATTTCCCCGAACCACCGCAACGTTTTTTTAAAGAAAATCAGAACCCCGGAAGATGTCCTTACTGAAGCCAGTGATTTGAGGCCGTTTCTTCAGACAATCGGCATCAAGATCAGCAGCCTGAGCAGGAAACTGGCGGATAAGTTACTGGCCACCGGTGCCATGCGCATAGTTCCGCCGGGCAGGATGTGTGAAGGAGTGCCAGGTGCTCCTCATGATGGACGCTTCCTTCTACACGAACTGATCGATTTCATCAGTTTTGAACAAGGAACCTCGGAGAAGCTTGCGGATATCCTGGATTTTGCCAGGAAAAATTCTCCATATTATGGAAAAATCATAAAACCCAAAGCAGATCTGACCCGGATTCCTTTTCTGGACCGGGATATAATCCGTTCTATTTCGCCGCCTGTTTCAGATGAAATTCTGACAGGACCGTTGACAGGAGGATTCTATTTCTGTTCCGGCGGGACATCTGGAAACCCGAAATATTCTTTCTATTCCAATGACGATTTTTTCGAGTCTACGGAGATTCTGGCAGACATATACAAGCAGGCCGGCATCAATCAGCGGGACATTGTCGCCAACACTTTCATTGCCGGCAATCTCTGGACTTCTTTTCTGGTTGTCAACAGGGCACTGATGAACATCGGCTGCCTCAATCTTCCGATCGGCGGGAACACCAGAACTGAAGAGATAGCGGAACTGGTATCGCGTTTTTCGGCAACAGCCATTGTCGGGCTGCCTTCCGTCATTATCAGCGTGGCCGAGCATTTCCGGAAAAAAAAGCTGAAATCGAGTGTGCGGAAAGTACTCTACGGCGGCGAACACATGAGTCTGGAAGCCGCTGCCTTTCTGCGCAGGCAGATGGGAGTGACTGAGGTTCGGTCTGCCGGATACGCAATCGTGGATTCAGGCCCGATCGGCGTGCAGTGCCGGCACCTTTCCGGTACCCTGCATCACGCCATTTCCAGGTACAACCTGATTGAATTCATCCGCGACCACAAACCCGTGCCTGACGGTGAAACCGGCGAAATCATTGTCACCAACCTTTCCAGACGGCTGATGCCTGTGATCAGATTCCGGACAGGCGACCTGGGCAGGAAAGTCCAGCTCGATTGCCCATGCGGGAACCGGGATTTTGTTTTTGAACTGCTCGGCCGCTGCGATGACACTCTGACAATCGGAGGCATGAATCTGCTTCTGGACGACATTTCACGTGCTGTCGGCAAGACTGCGGGTTTTTCCCCGATCTTTCAGCTGGTGGCAAGAAAAGACGGCCACAGAGAGCGGCTGATCATCAGGATCGAGCGCCGGCCGGATTGCAGGATGGATTTACGGAAGCTCGAGGAAAAGTTTCTGAGCATACTCAAGAGCGAGGCTGAAAACATCTTTTTTTCCATCAGTCAGGGACTGTTGAACATCGAGATCCGGATTCTGGATCCTGGAGCGATCGAACGGATAGCCAGGACCGGTAAGATCAGAAGAGTGATTGACGAGAGAAGATGA
- a CDS encoding addiction module protein translates to MTAVMRNILTKALNLKPVQRAELIEELLQSFEKKQNPEIDRLWADEAESRIEAHDTGKIGSDSAKNVFGRINRL, encoded by the coding sequence ATGACAGCTGTAATGCGGAACATCCTGACCAAGGCACTGAACCTTAAACCTGTCCAACGCGCGGAATTGATCGAAGAACTTCTGCAAAGCTTCGAAAAAAAACAGAATCCGGAAATTGACCGGTTGTGGGCAGATGAAGCCGAATCACGTATTGAGGCTCACGATACAGGCAAGATCGGCTCAGATTCCGCGAAGAATGTATTTGGACGGATCAACAGACTGTGA
- a CDS encoding type II toxin-antitoxin system RelE/ParE family toxin: MKVHFLSCAEQEFAEAVVHFNEQRAGLGYEFAVELGNTIDRIVSFPDAWPLFSRHTRRCLTNKFPYAILYQIKEDQLLIIAVMHMKRAPRVWEDLLEGK, translated from the coding sequence GTGAAGGTACACTTTCTTTCCTGCGCAGAGCAAGAATTCGCCGAAGCGGTTGTTCATTTCAACGAGCAGCGTGCCGGATTGGGTTATGAATTTGCCGTTGAGCTTGGCAACACGATTGACCGCATAGTCTCTTTTCCAGATGCCTGGCCGCTTTTTTCCAGACATACAAGGCGATGCCTGACGAATAAATTCCCTTATGCCATTTTGTATCAGATAAAAGAAGATCAGCTGTTGATTATCGCAGTGATGCATATGAAAAGAGCACCTAGAGTTTGGGAAGATTTGTTGGAGGGCAAGTGA
- a CDS encoding RDD family protein yields the protein MKYWYYHESGQQKGPIAEDEFKKLFVNGSLNANTLVWSEGLKEWQEAHTIDNLIPVSFVPPPLPTTVSQETPTLCVYVPSGPQVRPFVRFSARLIDMILYSFLSGLILQRFYPTLLSIDENLLGLILLFFYIFIEPCMLSSIGTTPGKALFNIRLRKIDGTKLNLLEAFMRAFRVWIRGLGFGFPLITLFTINHAYNKLTKEGITSWDKEGGFHVSHKLVGAGRVLMAIIIFYSYIILVDIGRSIVKMK from the coding sequence ATGAAATACTGGTATTATCACGAATCTGGCCAACAAAAGGGACCTATTGCTGAAGATGAATTTAAAAAACTATTTGTTAATGGTTCTCTAAATGCGAATACACTCGTTTGGTCTGAAGGTCTCAAGGAATGGCAGGAAGCGCATACGATAGATAACCTTATACCGGTATCTTTTGTTCCACCACCTTTACCAACCACTGTCTCGCAAGAAACACCGACTCTCTGTGTATATGTACCTAGTGGTCCACAAGTAAGGCCGTTTGTACGTTTCAGTGCGAGATTAATCGATATGATATTATATTCTTTTCTTTCAGGTCTCATTCTTCAAAGATTTTACCCCACGCTCCTAAGTATCGATGAGAATCTTCTTGGACTCATTTTGTTATTTTTCTATATCTTCATCGAACCTTGCATGTTGTCATCTATAGGTACAACACCAGGTAAAGCTCTTTTCAACATTCGCCTTAGAAAGATCGACGGCACTAAATTAAACCTCTTAGAAGCTTTTATGAGGGCATTTAGGGTATGGATTCGAGGGTTAGGCTTTGGATTTCCACTTATTACATTGTTTACGATAAATCATGCCTATAACAAGCTTACCAAAGAAGGAATCACTTCATGGGACAAGGAAGGTGGGTTCCATGTCAGTCATAAGCTTGTTGGAGCAGGCCGCGTCTTAATGGCGATTATTATTTTTTATAGCTATATAATCTTAGTCGATATAGGGAGGTCCATTGTGAAAATGAAATAG
- a CDS encoding J domain-containing protein translates to MDSRDYRATLKKDFIERWPALYKIILVIFSFLLPIRCKDDQLIRSFRSLFVLFLVMGIGSTLGIIFSPLGKIIEQSKFQWINIVSVIIIFITYLFIASWLIDGWLPYFLYVRGRLDTMITRSEVLRLIFLFDGTLTDGKNPDGSVKRIWFPLNCLNDIEPEFRREFLFRFANKIASDYGIKKPFDIPEFQNRTQENQNRKDEQSSQQRANDKKDSQSASPQKQEIYQYIKILGFYELPNSFDDIKSAYRQKMQQYHPDKFAGRDKNELYVAEEMAKKLNAAHDYLEKYYAKSREGV, encoded by the coding sequence ATGGATAGCCGAGACTATAGAGCAACATTAAAAAAGGATTTCATTGAAAGATGGCCCGCGCTTTATAAAATAATACTTGTAATTTTTAGTTTTTTATTACCAATTCGTTGTAAAGATGACCAACTGATAAGGAGTTTCAGATCTCTTTTTGTTCTTTTTTTAGTCATGGGAATTGGCTCTACTCTGGGTATTATTTTTTCCCCACTCGGAAAAATTATTGAGCAGAGTAAATTTCAGTGGATCAACATTGTCTCGGTGATAATTATTTTTATCACATATCTATTCATTGCATCCTGGTTAATTGATGGCTGGCTGCCTTACTTTTTATATGTACGTGGCAGACTCGACACTATGATTACTCGTTCTGAAGTATTACGATTAATTTTTCTTTTCGATGGAACACTTACAGATGGTAAAAACCCTGATGGCTCAGTAAAAAGGATATGGTTTCCCCTTAATTGCCTCAATGATATAGAACCAGAGTTCAGACGAGAATTTTTATTTCGTTTCGCAAATAAGATAGCTTCAGATTATGGAATAAAAAAACCTTTTGATATCCCTGAATTTCAAAATCGCACTCAAGAAAATCAGAATAGGAAAGATGAACAATCTTCACAACAGAGGGCAAATGACAAAAAAGATTCTCAATCGGCCTCACCTCAAAAGCAGGAAATTTATCAATATATAAAAATCTTAGGTTTCTATGAGTTGCCGAATTCATTTGATGACATTAAAAGTGCCTACCGCCAAAAAATGCAGCAATATCACCCTGATAAGTTTGCCGGCAGGGATAAAAATGAGTTGTATGTTGCCGAGGAAATGGCGAAGAAATTGAATGCTGCCCATGATTACCTAGAAAAATACTATGCGAAAAGTAGAGAAGGAGTTTGA
- a CDS encoding nucleotidyltransferase domain-containing protein: protein MTAAAVMKKDSFLRKCVEVIRTRFKPEKVILFGSAAEGRAGREVDYDILVLMDTDLKGYKQATAIRMALESE, encoded by the coding sequence ATGACAGCAGCCGCAGTGATGAAAAAGGACAGCTTTCTCCGTAAGTGCGTTGAAGTGATCCGTACCAGGTTCAAGCCTGAAAAAGTCATCCTTTTCGGTTCAGCCGCTGAGGGCAGAGCCGGCAGGGAAGTAGATTACGACATTCTGGTGTTGATGGATACTGACCTGAAAGGATATAAACAGGCCACAGCCATCCGCATGGCCCTCGAATCCGAGTGA